Genomic segment of Arachis hypogaea cultivar Tifrunner chromosome 16, arahy.Tifrunner.gnm2.J5K5, whole genome shotgun sequence:
TTCATTCCATACATCACAGCTGGTGATCCTGATCTTTCAACCACAGCAGAAGCACTGAAAGTTCTTGATTCATGTGGCTCCGACATAATTGAGCTAGGTGTTCCATACTCAGATCCTTTGGCAGATGGTCCTGTTATCCAGGTTTGATGCTTTCTTCTCCTTTAGTGCTATTTCATGCTGCCTGATTCTCAAACTTATCAGTCTTTCCTTTCAGGCTGCTGCTACTCGTTCTCTAGCAAAGGGCACCAATTTTGATGCTATTATCTCTATGTTGAAAGAGGTTTGTTTATGCAACCCTTTTCCAGTTATTGATTATTCTAATTGCTGTGTCCTCTTGCAACGATTTAATACTCTGTCTCTTTCCACTCTTTGTCTTCTTTAATTGACAATTTAGCTGTGAAAATACTCCAAAAGATGTTAATTAAATTAGTCCTGTCTTTTCCTCTACACTTGTTCTTAAAGGTAAGGAGATGCTGTTAGACAGATGTCTTTTAGGTTCTCAACCCTTCGTATCATAATATCATGTTACTcgacttgttttgaaaaagaaataactTGCTCAGAATACCTTGCCTTATTCCTTTTCCAAGTGTCCCTTCCCTTATATTCATGTATTAATGTTTAACCACCTGATTTATTTGCCAGGTTGTTCCACAATTGTCTTGTCCAATTGCACTTTTTACTTATTACAATCCGATACTAAAGCGTGGCACTGAGAAATTTATGTCTACCATTAGAGACTGTGGTGTTCACGGTGAGACATGAGTAATCGCTTACCAAATAGCATAGAATTTGTTACATTGTAATGTCAGGTTTGTTCTTCTGAAAAGGTTCTATGATAAACAATGTCATAAAATGCATAGACAAGACAAAGGGAAGCTGTAGTTAAAGACATTTCATATTtgctaatttaaatttattattataaaagaatGCTCCTCTGTACTTTTCTGCCAAGTCATGTCAATTGCCACATTGTCGTGGAATTCTCTTTTTTCTCCAATTTGGCAATCAGGATAACATTCGTTTCTTTCCCGTGTATACGTGCAGGACTTGTAGTTCCCGATGTTCCTCTGGAAGAGACAAAAACTTTAAGGATGGAAGCAAAGAACAATGGAATTGAACTGGTAAACTTCTTTTTTACCCGAACTCATAATTACAGAACCTTTCAAGTTGAGCATGATGGAGAAGGCATGGTAATGATTGAGGAGCAATGTGTGTTCTATTACATTATGCTTTTTGTGATATTACATACAGTTATTGGTGATAAATATTCTTTTACTTcattttgatgaatgaatgcGTTTGTGTGTGTATATTTAACATATTTGGGACATCTGCTTTGATATCATTAAGGTACTCTTGACCACACCTACCACACCAACAAACAGAATGAAAGCCATTGTGGATGCGTCGGAAGGATTTGTGTATCTTGTAAGATCTCTGTCTTCCATTATGCtttatttttcacaaaaataatttagTCCGCGTCAAATTGGGTTTGAAAGGTAACAGTGTTAACAAATTATCTTCTAGGTTTTTGGATTAGAATATGATGGTAAAAACAGAAAACATCTTGCAGAACACTCTCTGTCCAAACCCTGCCAGCATAAAGTCAATAATCATTTGTTGTTTTAAATTATAGGTGAGCTCAGTGGGTGTCACCGGAGCCCGAGCATCGGTTAGTGATAAGGTTCAAACTCTTttgcaggaaatcaaagaggttTGTCTGTTTAACTCCTGTTTATGTCATAATATTCTGATGAACCTTAAGATTTATGCAGAACGCCTTGatcgttattttattttattttaaaattcaggCAACAACTAAGCCAGTGGCAGTTGGTTTCGGGATATCGAAACCTGAGCATGTGAAACAGGTTAGTTGTCTCTGcagatttttttattcttcttgttcTATCACAGTGGTTACTTTTCAtactcaaatcaacaatttttGACTTATGATACAGATAGCAGGATGGGGGGCAGATGGTGTGATTGTTGGAAGTGCTATGGTGAAGCTGCTTGGTGAGGCTAATTCGCCTCAAGAGGGATTGAAAGAACTGGAAAACTTAACCAACTCCTTAAAATCAGCACTTCCTTGAAATTAATTAGCTTTTAAGCCCAGAAACTTCAAACTAGTTGTGTCTGCATAGATAATAATGGTTTGAGTAATtggtaatgataataataataataatggattgAATAaggatttatttttcttatcttataGATGTGAAATTTTATCCTTCTCCATAGTAAAGCCATAGTATCAGCATGGACAAGTAGCTACAacttaacataaaattatatatacagATTCAAATTTCGTTGTTGTTCCGGTGCTAGAATAAGTTAAAATTTGTGATGATCCCAACGTTTGATAGTTGGTACTTGGTAGCCTGTTTTCACAAGCATATGTTCAGGCTCATCTAACTTTGCACAATCCATCAAATTGCCAGATCTTTTAACACAAATTTGATCAATATTTCATGATCTTATAGACGTTGAAAATTTTAATACAAAGCTAAAGCAGAAGCACATGATGCAAATTCATAATTGCCACAGcagtatcatataatttattcGAATAATAATCACGAATATTTGGCTTACAATTTAACTCACAAGGTGACAGAGGATAGTCTCAATctataataaccaataacaaagcacatatctttaaaaaaaaaactttaaactaGGAGCTTAGCGTCTCCCAGAAGCCACAGATTCCGCAGAGAAGAGGTACTTCACTCGTGAAAGAACTGAATCATGGGCAGGATCATAAGGATGATCCTTCGAAGGAATCTCCAATATTGCAGGAACAGGCTTGTTGTAGCTATCAACTAAAAATCTTATCATGTTTGCAACCTGAACAATGAAACAAAAGGCATTACATCTCGAATTCAAAATGTAAAGTTTTCGAGGGGAAAATATTTATTGTCCTATGGCAATAACCTATATTGTAGTTCAATGAGAGGGGTTCGTTCTAGGCAGAACATCTTCAAAGAAATAGAATCAATATGCAGCTATAAACTACTCTAAGGACTTTTCTTTACTATGAATCTGTATGGATAGAAAAGCAACTTACATATTGGCTTATTAACACAATTGCAATATCTTCCCTAGTTGTGAACTCTTTGAATGCATCTTCAATTTGTTTCACAGTTGTTTCTGAAATCAACATCCCAAGAGAGGATTAGAAGTCTATTATTAACACTTAAGAAGGCAGCAAATTACtaaaatttctacaaaattgcCATATCATTACAAATTGAAATCAGTTAAGCATAGAAGAAAGTTCATAAAATGAACTGAAGAACAGTTGCATACTTGAATCTACAATAAGATAATTTGTCTTCCTTCGCAAGTCAACATTACCCACTCCAGCCAGCAGAAATCCAACAACGGTATCCTGCATTATATTCCATTAAGTAGTTATTACTTTTTATGGTAGAGTGCatctaaaatatcaaaattcagAACAAACATCATAGAAACTAGAATGCGTCATGATGCTAGATTTCTGATATCAAATATTGCATGTATGCACCAGAAGAGATCTAGGCAAATTACATAGGCTAGTATTATATATGGATTATGGTAAATACAAATGCTTCAACAGGCTAATAGAGCTCTAATGTACAGGTCAAGATAGAAATAGGTTTTGCACATCCGCACCTGGCACTCATCAAGACATCAACCACTAAACTTTCAAATATATATTGGTGGATGAAATAGGGTCATCTTAACAAGaacaatcataaaaattaaagataaaatgcTACAACTTTGTACCAACAGAAAACATTGAACCTGAATTGTCATCCAAACTCCCACCCAACCACCACCTGTCCTAAGCTAAACCAGAAGGTTGAATTGcacattaaaaaaattgagaaagaatCAAAATAAATTACCACACAAACCACTTAAAACCCTCGTCAGTCACAGAAATGCCACGCTTACCTCATCTGCGATCATAGCAATGAGTGCTGAATTTTTTGTGGGAATTTGAGCTCTATTTGCCATTTAACCTGAACAATTGCAATGAACAAGattaaggggaaaaaaaaagtaaacgaAAGATGACATACAAACAAAGATATACAACTTGTAATTTGAAAGATTCAGCCACATACAACAAGGGTAAAAACATGATATCAGGTCCATTCTTTCAAATTTATATTGATCGGTTTTAGCACCATATGCCACAAAAGAAAGGGATGACTTCAAATTCTTTTACATCAAAACGTTTATCAATCAACCAGACCCAGCGTCAATTGATTGAAACAAATTGCTAAATTATATTCGATAAACTAGCATCAGCAAACTAAAGAACATGAGATTTGTAAGCAAGATGCATGAAATCAAACATCATTAGAGAAGCAGAAAATCATACTCTAAAATGATAGTAAAAGGAAGAACCAAAATCATAACAAGATATCTTAAACACAATTTAAAACGGCGAAATGGAGAACTTGAAGGTCAGGGgggaaaaaaaagaattttgaaatctaGGTTTATTTAGAGTAGGTATACTGAATAAATCCGAAGCAAAATCGAAGGAGATCGCAGCTTATTGcattcatcaatcatcaaaactTTGAAAGCTCAATGGATGAAAATAAATGGGTGAGAACTAGGAATGGAGATTGAAGCTTACCGAATGAATGGATTGATGAGAGTAAGGCTTGTCAGTCAGTATCCACGCATCTACTGCTCTCAACTCTGTTCTTGCTTCTTCGTTTTGATTCAATCCGTATATGGTAATCaatacagttttttttttttaccaaaaaatacGAGACTCGAATTCACAACTGAGTATaaagagactatgccatttgagttataactgaTTGACAAATACAGAGTTATCTTAGTTAACATGAGAAActgataatacataattatatatcaatgtaaatttttttatctaaatatgttctctcattatatataattttaatttttaattcaataaaaatttgaaaacatatATGTAAGCACACAAAAAAAACTTCAAAAGTCAAAAcatcaaaaaaatatttgatttaagaaaaacatataaaaataaaattgaatatatttggactttttaaaaactaatagacTGCTACTAAAATCAGAATATttgtaataattaaaaatatatttgattttaaGCCCTAATTTTATCACCAAGGCCTAATATATAGGAATTAATATATTTGCCTAAATTTTTAGCTTTATCAGTTGGTGAAGTTGAAACCATTAATACAAGTAAATTCAAGTGTGATTACAGTTAGTCTTTTGTAATTAACTagtttttctctttaaaaataattttttacatactaattaataatttaatctatctgaacatatttaattaaatcttctccattttttttatttaagatataaaatatgatctcttattaattattatatattttataagtaaaacagagaaaatcattaaaaaaaaattatactttacacctcaatttaaaaaaaaaaaagaagaagagagaaactcCGCTCTTTAAATAGAATAGATAAATGAAGAATAACTGATATCCATCCATAATTTGATATAATAGAATGGACTATAGAGGTTCCAagcatccaaaaacaaaaaaaaattaaaaaattaatatattttatcaatataaaataatattttagactaataatttatttttatactattaaattttaaaatttaatataaaaatatttttattaattaaatattaataaaaaataataaattttgttcgtgaaaaaaaaaaataggccaTGCTTCTAAACTAACAGTAAATTCGATAATTTGGAGTTTTgaactttaaataaataaataagtagagCTTAATGGCAATAAGTTAGAGAGTAACAATTAGAAATATCAATAACTTTTTAttggaaaaaaattattcattaCAAAGAAATGATAAATTACATCTGAACTAATAATtaaacaaccaccaccaccaatgTTTAATATGCTAGATAAGATCGATTATATGGATCTTCTTCCGTGCAAAAAAGTTAAAAGTCACACTCACAACTACTATTCACATGGATgattaattatgaaaaaaatttcacTACACATCTAAGCAATTTTACATCTAAGTTCATCCAATTCGGAGGattttgtcttcttcttctttctcctcctcttcatcttcttcctcctcctcctgcttcttcttctccttctcttttttcttcatctttttttcaTTATCGTCATCGTCACCACCACCATACTACCACATCCATCTCCTCCTCATCCTATttcctttttatttgaatttctttaatctcctcctttcttttcttcttcctcctccatcatcattatcgtcatcaccaacaccactaatattttttaacatttttattgattctaatttttctGTGGTGAtcgaatgaaccgaaattattatCAAAACGAAACTATTATATAATCCCAAATGAACCAAAAATGGTCCATTATATAAGTTCGAATTCAAAAACCCTTACATCTCGAATGAACCAAAAATTAGCTCAAAACGAAACCATTGTATAATatcaaatgaaccgaaaattgtcgattatataaattcaaattcgatGATAACGATAACGATGATACGTATTAGAAGAAAACAATGACGATGACGATGattataatgatgatgatgatgatagaggagaaggatgaaaaaggagacaaatTCCAATaggagaagaaagaggaagaagaagaggtggTGTTGGTGATGACGGTAacgaaattgaaaaataataaaaaaaggaggaggaagagaagaagaagaagaagcgcagaaggAGAAGAAAACGGGAAAAAGAAACGCGTAACTCAAATCACTGATTGGATGAACTTGGATATAAAATTGCTTGGATATGGAGAATTACTCTTGTGAAAATAAACATGATTACATCATAGAATAAGGGATAtgtttttatccaatttttgtatgTGCATACTGCATCCCTACTGAATTTTGGTACCAGATTGGACACCCGATGTCACTTTACTCTGAAAATGTAATTCTAACCTGCATAAGAAATCTACCTGTTAATCTAAGgcggaaaaaaaaaaagtaaaatcacATTTCTTAGGTGAAAAACACAGCAATAGGTGGTGGTTGAAGTAGCATGCCTTGTAGCACATTTGTAATATATGGTTTCAGGAGAGTTATATGTGCGTGCATTCTGAAACATTCTCTTCACATCAGCAACAAACATCTCAAATGTCACATAATATTGTTCTGATTCCACCCTCTTAGTCATTGTCTTCAGATCTGCACTCACATTACATTGCCAACATAGTAAGACAACAAGACTTTTTAGAATGGCAGATTGCTATGAGTTctctaactaaattaatttaagcAGTAATCTTGATTCTAGACGAATTTAACATGAAATATAGAGATCCTTCTTACCTATTGGATCTTTAATTATGTCATAATAATCAGGAACGTCTCGTGCATCAACTGGTTCCTTGAATGGCCAAGCATCAGTATGATCATGCATTGACTGTACCAAAGAAATCAGGTTATACAAGAATTGGATTCTCATCAATGTACTATTTCTACTATCATGCATTGCCTACACATGTCATTATAGCCAATGTTATGCaatcacttattccaaaagtttaaaCTGAGAGACAGAAACACACAAATAATCATATCTCTAACAAACCTCTCAAGCAAGAGCCTCTTTTAGACTAGAGTGTGATTTTGCATAGGCCTTCTTTCTTTTTAGTTTGCCTTATGCTGAATTAATTTCTTTTAGGTAATAAGAATCGAACTATAGACCTTTTGGTGGTAGAAACTATGATATCATGTATGAAACCATTTATGAAATATCTGCTGCATTTTCAGTTCATACTGAAATCGAAATGAAAATGAATGAAAACTAAAATCAAAGTGAAGGATATCCAAGCAGCTTGCCTTCAGAAGGGAACGCATATACGCTGTCAAATGCTTCATATTTGTAGCATTGTCTGTAGCGTTGCTTAGTCTGAATCTTGAATGACCCCACTGATCAGGGGTCCAACCAGCCTCTCCTGTTATTGCATTCAAGAATTGACCATAAATATCAATCAGAAAATTAAAAGACAAATCATGCAAAAATAAAGTATTTCACTCATAAGTCATAATAACATCCTGGTCAAATTTTCACAATATGCTCAGCTTAGATAGGAGGCAAAGATGAGCAAGGAAGAATGAAAAGTTTGTTTGATGATTTAAGGTGGGGAAGAACATGAAATGAAAGGGAACTgtttccattcttcctcattgaCTTTTGGGATAACAGGGTATACGTTGCTTAAGTAAACAGATGGAAATAACCTCCTTTAACTTTTAATTCCCAGGCCACGGAAGAGagtttctttcctttccttaattaGGAAACTCGATAAGTTGAACCTATAACTAACATTTTGACCACTGGCTAACACGAGACAAAGAAACAAAGTAAAATAGTTCAGTGCCCTTGGCAGTCAACATAGAGGTGGACATCTCATTATATGAAGATAAGTTAACCCTACACCATCCTGCCTTTGAAGATAGGATATACCACAAGTCCACAacagtgtatatatatattgaaattaaGCACTTACTCAATCCAGGGATGTCCTCAACTTTGACAATTTTTTTAGGAATTCCAGCTTCTTTCTGCATGTTGTGTTGGTCAGAATAGTTGCAAAAAAGAATGAGGGTACATAGGAAAAATGATTATCTGCCCAATTCCTTGGTATACAGGCACAATGAATAGCAATGCATGCATAAATTACGTCAAAATGCAATCATGATTGAACTGATAATACTCTCCCGTTAACAGAATTTACAACTGGAGAAAACTTAGAACACCATAAAAGAATGAGGGTACATGGAAAATTGATAGTGTCTTATACCTTCTGAAAATCAATGCCAGCATAAACAATGTGACAATTTGACAACTCTCTGATCTTTTCATCAATAGCCTGCCATTTTAGAACATATCATGAGCTGAGGAAGACTAAAATGtcaaaaatgaatgaaaaataattaaaaataaccaaCTCCTCCGGAAGTTACTCATTAGATAGACACAAAGAtgataaaaggaaaaataatagacTGAAACACAGCATGCATGGTCACTAAGTAAGGGTCGGAGTAAAAATCTAGTGTCTGCACAATTGAGGCCTCATTTTGTGCTCCTCTAAATGGAGCTTGTATATAAAGTGAACAAGTAAGGGTGTATCCACCCTTACCTCACTTTGTGAATTAAGAGAACATGACAATTAGATAAAATATCCTTGTCAATGTTTCAAACCACTTTTTACTGTGTATGAAGTCTGTTAGGAATGCAATTAACAAAGTAGAACACCTTATATAATAAGTtccttcaaaaaataaaaaactacctGTCGTTGACGACGAATCATTGTTGATAGATCGATATAAGGGAGCTTTGGATCAATCTTGCATTCCATGAGAATTCCTCCATCATAGTCTTTtatatacctgaaatcacattaATTACTGTTGAGAATTCTCATAGATAGTATACAAGAATACAACAAATTAAATAAGTAATGATGAAAATACTATTCAATgaggttttaaaaaaaatcagaattaaaaGTCATTTTAAGTCTCCATAATTGGAGCTTTGTAGTTCAACATTCCTAACAACCAAACACATATGTAACATTATATAAATACAGTTTCTCATTCTTCTGGCAaataccttttttctttttcattttcctaaaaaatgaaattgagggactagTGGTAAGAGCTGCTCATAGATTTAGGACAAAAGAATTAAGATTGAGAATAACCATACCCTTGCCATCTATCTTTCTCCAAGTGAATCTCCTTCGTAAATCCCTGAAAACATGCACAAACAAACATCCGTA
This window contains:
- the LOC112755258 gene encoding tryptophan synthase alpha chain, translating into MAIALKSACFLQLKKPEVNFQGFLPSKRAIVSVKRYTPVAAIKTMETVGLSETFTRLKKQGKVAFIPYITAGDPDLSTTAEALKVLDSCGSDIIELGVPYSDPLADGPVIQAAATRSLAKGTNFDAIISMLKEVVPQLSCPIALFTYYNPILKRGTEKFMSTIRDCGVHGLVVPDVPLEETKTLRMEAKNNGIELVLLTTPTTPTNRMKAIVDASEGFVYLVSSVGVTGARASVSDKVQTLLQEIKEATTKPVAVGFGISKPEHVKQIAGWGADGVIVGSAMVKLLGEANSPQEGLKELENLTNSLKSALP
- the LOC112755259 gene encoding V-type proton ATPase subunit F, giving the protein MANRAQIPTKNSALIAMIADEDTVVGFLLAGVGNVDLRRKTNYLIVDSKTTVKQIEDAFKEFTTREDIAIVLISQYVANMIRFLVDSYNKPVPAILEIPSKDHPYDPAHDSVLSRVKYLFSAESVASGRR